The genomic window AAAATGAAACGTTGGGATGCCATGGCAAAGGGATTCACCAAAATGGGGAAAGAAATTGCCATTGCGATTAAACAAGGTGGCACCGCCGATCCTGCTTACAATCCGCGTTTGCGTTTGGCTATCCAAAATGCAAAAGGCATTAATATGCCGAAAGATAGAATTGACGCGGCTCTTAAAAGAGCGACGGCAAAAGATCAATCCGATTACGAAGAGATTGTGTACGAGGGCTATGCACCGCATGGAGTGGGGGTTTTGGTAGAATGTGCTACGGATAATCCAACACGCACGGTTGCAAATGTGCGTATGTATTTTTCGCGTGGCAACGGAGAGTTAGGAAAAACAGGCTCTTTGAGTTTTATGTTTGAAAGAAAAGGTGTGTTCCGAATTTCTTCGGAGAATATAAATATGGAAGAATTTGAATTTGAAATGATTGATTTTGGTGCGGATGAAATTGTTGCGGATGAAAACGAAATAATTATTTATACTGCTTTCACTGATTTTGGTGC from Bacteroidia bacterium includes these protein-coding regions:
- a CDS encoding YebC/PmpR family DNA-binding transcriptional regulator; the encoded protein is KMKRWDAMAKGFTKMGKEIAIAIKQGGTADPAYNPRLRLAIQNAKGINMPKDRIDAALKRATAKDQSDYEEIVYEGYAPHGVGVLVECATDNPTRTVANVRMYFSRGNGELGKTGSLSFMFERKGVFRISSENINMEEFEFEMIDFGADEIVADENEIIIYTAFTDFGAMQKALEAKKVNILSAELERIPTTITELTEEQQQEVLNLVEKLEEDDDVQSVYHNLK